In the genome of Candidatus Abyssobacteria bacterium SURF_5, one region contains:
- the atpF gene encoding ATP synthase F0 subunit B, giving the protein MEVNDVAETVFYLAQEVHELEETVEQAVSETHEEHAAEGGHEGSPMQVQPNLWVWTLVAFGIVFFVLGKFAFPRITAMIDERNNKIEGDIKNAEMTREEAQQMLAQYKAQLNEARTEAKKIIDEGKQLGESLRKEALNKASEEANQVIRRAQEEIARQTEKAIKELQSQIADISIQVASKVIQKSLNKDEHTNLIKQYISEVGRLYEG; this is encoded by the coding sequence ATGGAGGTGAATGACGTGGCCGAAACCGTGTTTTACCTGGCTCAGGAAGTTCACGAGCTGGAGGAGACGGTCGAACAGGCCGTTTCCGAAACGCATGAGGAGCATGCGGCCGAAGGCGGGCACGAAGGCTCTCCCATGCAGGTGCAGCCGAATCTCTGGGTGTGGACTCTTGTCGCGTTCGGCATTGTGTTTTTTGTCCTGGGAAAGTTCGCATTTCCGCGGATCACCGCGATGATCGATGAACGCAACAACAAGATCGAGGGCGATATCAAGAACGCCGAGATGACGCGCGAAGAGGCCCAGCAGATGCTCGCCCAGTACAAGGCCCAGCTCAATGAGGCGCGCACCGAAGCCAAGAAGATCATCGACGAAGGCAAGCAGCTCGGCGAAAGCCTGCGCAAGGAAGCCCTGAACAAGGCTTCCGAAGAAGCCAACCAGGTCATCCGGCGGGCGCAGGAGGAGATCGCGCGACAGACGGAGAAAGCCATCAAGGAGCTCCAGTCGCAGATCGCCGACATCTCGATACAAGTGGCTTCGAAAGTGATTCAGAAGTCGCTCAATAAAGACGAACATACTAACCTGATCAAGCAGTACATATCCGAGGTAGGCAGGCTCTATGAAGGTTGA
- the atpB gene encoding ATP synthase F0 subunit A produces the protein MFIAAAAAFLTIYLGGRRAMVPGRHQGAVETLLTLIREKMVIDTIGHEGLPYFPFIASLFFFVFFCNVVGIFPLDKYGYTATSNVNVTATLAVLVFLVVLVTGIRKKGIGGYVKSFAPHGVPWLLLPVIFPVEIISLFAKHFALAVRLFANMFAGHTVLVVFAMGAATLFAKGSFWMALAPFPFLGVVGMLIFEIFVALIQAFIFAILSSLYIGDSLREHH, from the coding sequence ATGTTCATTGCCGCCGCCGCCGCCTTCCTGACCATCTATCTCGGCGGGAGGCGCGCGATGGTGCCCGGCAGGCATCAGGGCGCCGTCGAAACCCTGCTCACGCTCATCCGTGAGAAGATGGTGATCGATACGATTGGGCATGAGGGACTGCCGTATTTCCCATTCATCGCATCGCTGTTTTTCTTCGTTTTTTTCTGTAACGTGGTCGGCATCTTTCCGCTCGACAAGTACGGCTACACAGCCACCTCGAACGTGAACGTGACCGCTACGCTCGCGGTTCTCGTGTTTCTGGTTGTGCTGGTGACCGGCATCCGCAAGAAAGGCATCGGCGGCTACGTCAAGAGCTTTGCGCCTCACGGCGTACCGTGGTTGTTGCTGCCGGTGATCTTTCCGGTGGAAATTATCAGCCTTTTTGCGAAACATTTTGCGCTGGCGGTTCGACTTTTCGCCAACATGTTCGCGGGCCATACCGTGCTGGTGGTTTTCGCGATGGGCGCGGCCACCTTGTTCGCCAAAGGCAGTTTCTGGATGGCGCTTGCTCCCTTCCCGTTCCTCGGGGTGGTGGGCATGCTCATATTTGAAATTTTTGTCGCTCTGATTCAGGCGTTCATCTTTGCGATTCTTTCTTCGCTGTATATCGGCGATTCGCTCAGAGAACACCACTAA
- a CDS encoding F0F1 ATP synthase subunit C: MDLTGLGALGAGISIGFAALGTGIGMGMLVGSAIESMARQPEATGTLTTNMFIGLAFIEALALYALVISFIIMGS; this comes from the coding sequence ATGGACCTAACGGGACTCGGCGCACTTGGCGCCGGAATTAGCATCGGATTCGCAGCACTCGGGACCGGCATCGGCATGGGAATGCTCGTCGGAAGCGCCATCGAGAGCATGGCCCGTCAGCCGGAGGCCACCGGAACGCTTACCACCAACATGTTCATCGGACTGGCGTTTATTGAAGCTCTCGCGCTGTACGCGCTCGTCATCAGCTTCATCATCATGGGCTCTTAA
- a CDS encoding NADH-quinone oxidoreductase subunit N: protein MQLPAIDISAIAPEVVIALTGLLILAADIFLKPRRAMSLAVLALAGLFISLLMTGAIWSRDETAFSGMVAVDTYSQFFKIIFILSAAFTVLMSPRYLKLFNISMGEYLELILFATLGMMVMVAGNDLLTIYIGLELMAISIYLMAGFQRQSPRSSEASIKYFLLGSFASAILLYGISFFYGITSTTSLPGIAEYLDFTKSAESGKQITQMLNPSLITLSLVLMTVGFSFKIAAVPFHMWTPDVYEGAPTPLTAFMSVGPKVAGFAVIMRVYLTTFNTLVLDWTQLFMLLSILTMIVGNVVAVAQSNIKRMLAYSSIAHAGYLLIGVVSAGSAMEVTSRITLRGALISESIISVMVYLFAYMFMNLGTFAIVITLAREGDPHESLSDYAGLAKRRPLTAMLMAILLLSLAGIPPTFGFVGKLFIFKAAIDTENTQLAVIGVINSVIAAFYYIRVIVYMYMKESEAGAVAEGDMAGSTMYAAVTASLFTIVFGVAPGTVIGLARDTIAPMLQRILG from the coding sequence ATGCAACTACCGGCAATAGATATTTCAGCTATCGCGCCCGAGGTGGTAATTGCGTTAACAGGGCTTCTCATCCTGGCAGCCGACATTTTCCTCAAGCCACGGAGGGCAATGTCACTGGCTGTGCTGGCGCTCGCCGGCCTGTTCATCTCGCTCCTGATGACGGGCGCGATCTGGAGCAGGGACGAGACCGCATTCAGCGGGATGGTCGCCGTCGATACCTATTCGCAGTTTTTCAAGATCATCTTCATTCTTTCCGCGGCGTTCACCGTTCTCATGTCGCCGCGCTACCTGAAACTTTTCAACATCAGCATGGGTGAATACCTCGAGCTGATCCTGTTCGCGACGCTGGGAATGATGGTGATGGTGGCAGGGAACGACCTGCTCACCATCTACATCGGGCTCGAGCTGATGGCGATCTCGATCTATCTGATGGCGGGGTTCCAGCGGCAAAGCCCGCGCTCGAGCGAAGCCTCGATCAAGTATTTTCTGCTCGGCTCGTTCGCGTCCGCGATCCTGCTGTACGGCATATCGTTCTTCTACGGGATCACCAGCACCACCAGCCTCCCCGGGATCGCGGAATATCTCGATTTCACCAAGAGCGCGGAATCGGGCAAACAGATAACCCAGATGCTCAATCCGAGCCTGATCACGCTTTCGCTGGTGTTAATGACCGTCGGGTTCTCTTTTAAAATCGCCGCTGTTCCTTTCCACATGTGGACTCCGGACGTATACGAGGGAGCGCCGACACCGCTGACGGCGTTCATGTCGGTCGGCCCGAAGGTGGCGGGTTTTGCGGTTATCATGCGCGTGTATCTGACCACGTTCAACACGCTGGTGCTCGACTGGACGCAGCTGTTCATGTTATTGTCGATCCTGACAATGATCGTGGGCAACGTGGTCGCGGTAGCCCAGAGCAACATCAAGCGCATGCTCGCGTACTCGAGCATTGCGCACGCCGGCTACCTGCTGATCGGCGTCGTTTCGGCCGGATCGGCGATGGAGGTCACATCCCGGATTACCCTGCGCGGTGCCCTGATTTCGGAGTCGATAATCAGCGTGATGGTGTACCTGTTCGCCTATATGTTCATGAACCTGGGCACATTCGCGATCGTGATCACGTTGGCGCGGGAAGGCGACCCGCACGAATCGTTGAGCGATTATGCGGGACTGGCGAAACGAAGGCCGCTGACCGCCATGCTGATGGCGATTCTGCTGCTCTCGCTTGCCGGCATTCCGCCGACCTTCGGATTTGTGGGGAAACTGTTCATCTTCAAAGCGGCTATTGATACGGAAAACACGCAACTGGCCGTTATCGGCGTGATCAACAGCGTGATCGCTGCGTTTTACTATATTCGCGTTATCGTATACATGTACATGAAAGAGTCGGAAGCGGGAGCCGTCGCAGAAGGGGATATGGCCGGGTCAACCATGTACGCGGCTGTTACTGCATCGCTGTTCACGATTGTTTTCGGCGTTGCCCCTGGAACGGTTATCGGATTGGCCCGAGACACCATCGCGCCAATGCTGCAGCGGATACTCGGGTAA
- a CDS encoding AtpZ/AtpI family protein gives MGGTSAAMNRDRNKFLVSWGIAFTLSVEMAVAVIVPLLIGRWLDAKTGKSPWFTIGGVILGGAAAIRSAYRTLTSLRRELGDGGDKERTDSRDKEK, from the coding sequence ATGGGTGGAACCAGCGCGGCTATGAACCGGGACCGCAACAAATTTCTTGTCAGTTGGGGCATTGCCTTTACGCTTTCCGTCGAAATGGCTGTTGCCGTGATTGTCCCCCTACTGATCGGACGGTGGCTGGACGCGAAAACGGGGAAATCGCCGTGGTTCACCATCGGCGGAGTGATTCTGGGGGGTGCTGCCGCGATTCGCTCGGCGTATCGGACGCTGACCAGTCTGCGGAGGGAACTGGGCGACGGCGGCGATAAGGAGCGTACGGATTCAAGAGATAAGGAAAAGTAA